In the Granulosicoccus antarcticus IMCC3135 genome, CAGATAACGCCGCTTTGACATGAGTGAAAATCTGACGAGCCTCCTCCCTGTCAGTATCCTGAGCACGAGGTAGTGCTCCTGTTTTTCTAACCTGCTCAGTCAGAACATCCACCGCTTGATTGTGTCCTTCTCGAACCGTCTCGAACAGTTGCTTCGTATCATTTCGCTGCACGTAATTAACCGCATCTTCGAAATGATCAGCAGCTTCCTGATAGGTTACAAGTAACTCATTCAGCGCTATTTGCATTTCATCAAGCAACATATTTAATCCCATTATTCAGGCGTCAGACTTCTTG is a window encoding:
- a CDS encoding DUF2383 domain-containing protein translates to MGLNMLLDEMQIALNELLVTYQEAADHFEDAVNYVQRNDTKQLFETVREGHNQAVDVLTEQVRKTGALPRAQDTDREEARQIFTHVKAALSDDEHEVFLNDRMRHEKQIEAAIADALQLPFEAEAKACLEALHKRELLVIAELETALNERATGIR